The Panicum virgatum strain AP13 chromosome 3N, P.virgatum_v5, whole genome shotgun sequence genome includes the window ACAATACTTTAACCATACCGCTCGTGACAACCACCTATAGTTGCCTAAATTGGGCTGTAGCCCGTCGGCTTGCTTATATTATTACACTATTGATACTTTCATGTCGCTTTATTTAAAGCTTAAGTACTAAGCAAGAGATGAGATGTGGTTAATTGGTTATCTGACATTGTCAAATTAACGTGGCGACACTTTTTACGTTGTTGGttctttcttattctttttcaacATCAATGCAAGTTGCTTTCGAGAAGCGACCAGCTAGATCGTCTGGCCTGGAAATTCTACACCATCGACGAATCATGCACCACCTAAGAAATTACTAGACTTGTTCccgaaaaaaagaagaagaaattactccctccgtcccagaaTATAAGTATTTCTAGatttattcaaaatcaaatttatTCAACTTTAactataaataataaaaaatttataggaTAAATATAATATTACTAGATTTGTTATGAAAGCAACTATCATAATATTTAAAtgtttatatttaaaataaCTCATTCATAAGAATATTGATGGTAAAAATTGAACAAATTTGACTTTGACCAACCATGcttatattttgggacggaggtagtACTAGACTATTCACTACCAGCAAATTAGGTAAAGTGAAAACTCACTTTCACATCGCACATATACAGTACAGTAAACTGATTCAGTGTATTTATTGcacaaataaacaaaactgTGCACATAATTTTTTGGATGATCCAATAAGAAAGTGgctaaaaatatttaaaaacacAGCAAAATGTACTTGGAAGTTCATTTTCCTGCACATTATATATTCTAGGTGACTAATGAGAAATAGAGCTGGTTCGATGCTGTAGTCGGTACAACTAGTTTTGGTACTGAAGGGAAGCAACAACATATCTAGCGATTAAGTTGTGGAAGATAAAGGAGATATAAGGTATGAGTATGACGAGGAAGCGAGACACATAGCCGGACTGCGTAGGGAAGTTGAATATGAAAGGCATGTATTATGGAAAAAAATAATAGATGCTTTGAAGAATAGCATTCTTTTTCATAATGAATCTAATATTAAGTTGTGCCATCAACTTCGAATAAATTGATATTCTACAAAATGCTCATTCAGCTTTGCTTTCTAGTAAAAAAACTATCTATTCATTGTCAAAGCAAAATTAACAAGTGACCCCTATAGAGCtttgcaagaattttttttttcaaactcacATGTGAGGAAGCCAAGAGAAGAAAATAAGAGGATCTTTTGATTTTCAGGCTACTTATTCTTTGATTAGACTTTTTATTCCACCAATTGGGATTAAAAAAATCTTCTCTACCTACATCTCTTTTCTTAATCACCTATCCAAAAAGATGTTTTGGCCTTCTTCCCACCTGATGATAAAAACCACACATTCTCTAAGGTCCACAACCAAAATTTACCAGGAGCAAAGAGGTGAAAACCCCATTTTGCCCATAAATCCCTAGGAGCCCAAAATCCAAACCCGACCAAAAACCTAGTTTTGTCAAAAACCCAAAAGCACAGACTCCCTTTCCCCTCCCTCCGCTTCCCTCTCCGCCATTTTGCCGAACACCTTCTccgaccgcgcgccgccggccatggcagaCGCCTccaaggcggcggccgccgtctcAGCGCggctcctcgagctcgcggccGACGACTACGCGGCGGCTCTCGGGGACCTCCTCGCCGCGCACCCGTCCCTCGCCGACGAGCCCGCGCCGTGGTACTccccggcgcgcggggcggagccCATGACCCCGCTCATGGTCGCCGCGGCGTACGGGTCCGTGTCCTGCCTCGAGATCCTCCTCTCGCCGCCCCACCTCGTCGACCCCAACCGCGCCTCCCCGGCGTCCCTCTCCACCgcgctccacctcgccgccggcggcggggcctcctccgcgcccgccgctgtctcccgcctcctcgccgccggcgccgaccccGCCCTCCTCGACCACCTCCAACGGCGTCCATCCGACCTCGTCGCTCTCCCACCCAACTcgctcccgctcaagaaccacctcctctccctcctcggcGCCCGCAAGGAGTGGCCGCCGGACCCCTCCCTCCCCGACATCAAGAACGGCGCCTACGCCTCCGACGACTTCCGCATGTACTCCTTCAAGGTGCGCGCGTGCTCGCGCGCCTACTCCCACGACTGGACGGAGTGCCCCTTCGTCCATCCCGGCGAgaacgcgcggcggcgggatccgCGCAAGTACCACTACAGCTGCGTGCCCTGCCCGGAGTTCAAGAAGGGCGCCGGCTGCCGGAGAGGAGACATGTGCGAGTACGCGCACGGGGTGTTCGAGAGCTGGCTCCACCCGGCGCAGTACCGGACGCGGTTGTGCAAAGACGGCGTCGGCTGTGCGCGCCGCGTCTGCTTCTTCGCGCACACGCCGGAGGAGCTCCGGCCACTGTACATGTCGGCGGGGTCCCGCAGCGCGATGGAGATGGCAGCGGCGATGGGGATGGGGCTGCCATCGCCCGGGGCGTCATTCACGCCACCGCTGTCGCCGTCCGGTGGCGGCACCGGCGTGGCAGGCGCGTGGCCGCAGCCGAACGTGCCCGCGCTGTGCCTGCCCGGGAGCGCGGGGAACCTTCACCTGAGCCGGCTGCGCACGTCGCTGAGCGCGCGCAGCATGGCGGTGGACGAGCTGCTCTCCTCGGCGGACTACGACGGCCTCGTCGGGTCACCAGCCTCGGTGCGCTCGGCGAGGGGAAAGACGCTCGTGCCTTCAAATCTTGATGATCTGTTCTCTGCGGAGATGGCGGGCGCTGCGGCGTCTCACTCCCCACGGTATGCAGATCAGGGCGGCGCTGCTTTCTCGCCAACGCGCAAGGCTGCCATGCTGAACcagttccagcagcagcagagcttGCTGTCTCCCCGGGCCACGGCTGCCACGGTTATACCAGAGCCAGTGTCTCCGATGAGCTCCCGGCTTCTCGCTGCCCTTGCGCAGCGGGAGAAGATGCAGCAGCAGACCCTGAGAAGCATGAGCTCAAGGGACCTTGGCTCGGATGCCTCCGTGCTCGTTGGCTCACCGGTTACCTCGAGCTGGTCCAAGTGGGGAATTCCCTCCGGCACCCCTAATTGGGGCGCCGATGATGAGGAGCTTGGCCGCCTCAAGCGCTCCTCATCGTTTGAGCTCAGAAGCGGAGCCAATGGCGATGAACCGGACCTCTCATGGGTCAATACCTTGGTGAAGGAGCCAACGCCGGAGAAGCCATCCATCAATAGGACAACCGCAATAGAGTCCATTGGCACTTTGAGTCAGGCAACAAGTCATGAGGGCATCGGTGGTGACGAGGACAACACAGCCGGGGTCATCGGCGGCTGGCTTGAGCAGCTTCAGCTGGATGAGATGGTAGTCTAGAACAAACACATACAGATCAAACAAGAAAGGTGCCATATTTTTTGCTGTGCTTCACCAGTTGCTGCTACTTACTGAAATCAACTAGCCTCATACCTTGCTAGTGATTGCTGGTGATACATTCTTTTGGAGCTGGTTAGTGTAGGTGTTGAGATTTCCACCACCATTTAGTATTCTTCTCCACAAGTGAAAGAAATTGAGGAATTGCAGCCTAGTCAATTTGTATCGAATTGCTGGCTTGTCTAGGCAAAATTTATCTCCTTGTATTTCTTCCTGATCTCTCCTTGTACCTTCCTTCCATACCCCTTTTTTGCTGATCATTCCAAGGGTTACTTATTCTACTGGCTCCCATCCTTTGCTTCTTGTGAAAGAGTACGAGGGGAGAGGACTTATGGTTGCACCAATGCTTCTAAGGCCTGTGATGGCTCATGATTGGTGTAAAACACCCTACTGATGTTGTACTACTAAGAATTCATGACTGTTGTAAAATGCCCTACTGTATTGTACAGTTGTACTCAGGAGCCATGCTTGTGTGAAATGCTTTCATTGTTGTTGTACCACAAGAGTGTTAT containing:
- the LOC120666341 gene encoding zinc finger CCCH domain-containing protein 67-like, encoding MADASKAAAAVSARLLELAADDYAAALGDLLAAHPSLADEPAPWYSPARGAEPMTPLMVAAAYGSVSCLEILLSPPHLVDPNRASPASLSTALHLAAGGGASSAPAAVSRLLAAGADPALLDHLQRRPSDLVALPPNSLPLKNHLLSLLGARKEWPPDPSLPDIKNGAYASDDFRMYSFKVRACSRAYSHDWTECPFVHPGENARRRDPRKYHYSCVPCPEFKKGAGCRRGDMCEYAHGVFESWLHPAQYRTRLCKDGVGCARRVCFFAHTPEELRPLYMSAGSRSAMEMAAAMGMGLPSPGASFTPPLSPSGGGTGVAGAWPQPNVPALCLPGSAGNLHLSRLRTSLSARSMAVDELLSSADYDGLVGSPASVRSARGKTLVPSNLDDLFSAEMAGAAASHSPRYADQGGAAFSPTRKAAMLNQFQQQQSLLSPRATAATVIPEPVSPMSSRLLAALAQREKMQQQTLRSMSSRDLGSDASVLVGSPVTSSWSKWGIPSGTPNWGADDEELGRLKRSSSFELRSGANGDEPDLSWVNTLVKEPTPEKPSINRTTAIESIGTLSQATSHEGIGGDEDNTAGVIGGWLEQLQLDEMVV